The following are from one region of the Shinella sp. PSBB067 genome:
- a CDS encoding DUF535 family protein has protein sequence MTAVADRKLRFGGSGNAVFIPMFSNLYASDEECDERAGPFDAETAGATAPDAGEAHSLKMKIMSYFWMVGLVIRAMPRIAFRRDLEHFKLRVQLLVAAVRHASQVATLFRQSAPALQRIARERPEAVVGPLLWSYLCASWSVKERLRCISDHYRIVGLLDGPFPIAVAERLVITSLDEIYPGLRVVIDQPHWLIREGGLTLNLFVEDFRAYSLAFSFMEVVRGRGIHCLIGSVQGRNTDEAKDLYRQLTKAAYGLRPRDLLIELCRMLCRHWQVQRLLGVRDSERYDRHPFFGGHPATTQDYDRIWEDRGGVEDGPYFYALPLATGQRDTDSIKPNKRSLYRSRYRFLDKLEADIVRCLPDLQPQRFVDR, from the coding sequence GTGACAGCCGTCGCCGACAGGAAGCTCCGTTTCGGCGGTTCGGGCAACGCGGTGTTTATCCCGATGTTTAGCAATCTCTACGCTTCGGACGAGGAATGTGACGAAAGGGCCGGACCTTTCGATGCGGAGACGGCTGGCGCCACGGCGCCGGACGCCGGAGAGGCCCACAGCCTCAAGATGAAGATCATGTCCTATTTCTGGATGGTGGGGCTCGTCATCCGCGCAATGCCGCGCATCGCGTTCAGGCGCGACCTGGAGCACTTCAAGCTGCGCGTCCAGCTCCTGGTGGCGGCCGTGCGTCACGCTTCGCAGGTGGCGACGTTGTTTCGCCAGAGCGCGCCCGCGCTGCAACGCATCGCGCGGGAACGGCCCGAGGCCGTGGTCGGCCCTCTGCTGTGGTCCTATCTCTGCGCGAGCTGGAGCGTGAAGGAACGGCTGCGGTGCATAAGCGACCACTACCGGATCGTCGGCCTGCTGGATGGCCCTTTCCCCATCGCCGTCGCCGAGCGGCTGGTCATCACGTCGCTGGACGAGATTTACCCCGGCTTGCGCGTCGTCATCGACCAGCCGCACTGGCTCATCCGGGAAGGCGGGCTGACGCTCAACCTGTTCGTCGAAGACTTTCGCGCCTATTCCCTGGCCTTCTCCTTCATGGAAGTCGTGAGGGGGCGGGGGATTCATTGCCTGATCGGCTCGGTGCAGGGACGCAATACCGACGAGGCCAAGGACCTCTACCGCCAGTTGACCAAGGCGGCCTACGGTCTTCGTCCCAGGGATCTTTTGATCGAGCTTTGCCGGATGCTCTGCCGTCACTGGCAGGTGCAGCGGCTTCTCGGTGTGCGGGACAGCGAGCGCTACGACCGGCATCCCTTCTTTGGCGGGCATCCCGCGACGACGCAGGACTACGACCGCATATGGGAAGACCGGGGAGGCGTCGAGGACGGCCCGTACTTCTATGCCTTGCCGCTGGCGACCGGGCAAAGGGACACCGACAGCATCAAGCCGAACAAGCGGTCGCTGTACAGGTCCCGCTACCGCTTCCTGGACAAGCTGGAAGCAGACATCGTCCGATGCCTGCCCGACCTCCAGCCGCAACGATTTGTCGACCGCTGA
- a CDS encoding site-specific integrase: MPKLTKRVIDGLKPRDKDYFDWDDELPGFGVRVWPSGKKVYLAQYRVGKQTKRYKIGAHGPLTVEEARKEAKIILGDVARGEDPQLDRATRRKSLTVKELCEAYFEAADKGLILGKRGKPKKASTLYVDRGRANRHIVPLLGSRLVQDVSQADAVRMMRDITTGKTAMSEKTGKLRGRAIVEGGAGTASQAVTLLSAILTYAVSEGIVPHNVARGIRKPAVGKRTRRLEAKDYRALGKALAEVTEVPWQGVVGTKLFLLTGFRLSEVAGLKWQEVDEAGSCFRLVDTKEDASIRPIGKPVFDILATISRQEGNPYVLPGPRSAEGHYTSLDEAIRKLTKRAGLEGVTSHVMRHSYASVAGDLGFTEITIAALLGHASAGVTQRYVHHLDSVLIAAADKVSGEVHAMMTRDPAEVVALPRRA; this comes from the coding sequence ATGCCGAAACTGACGAAGAGGGTGATCGACGGGCTCAAGCCCCGCGACAAGGACTATTTCGATTGGGACGACGAGTTGCCTGGCTTCGGAGTTCGGGTGTGGCCTTCCGGCAAAAAGGTCTACCTCGCGCAGTACCGAGTGGGCAAGCAGACGAAACGATACAAGATCGGAGCACACGGTCCCCTGACGGTCGAAGAGGCCCGAAAGGAAGCGAAAATCATCCTTGGCGATGTGGCGCGCGGAGAAGACCCACAACTCGACCGCGCCACGCGACGAAAGTCGCTGACGGTCAAGGAACTCTGCGAGGCCTACTTTGAGGCGGCCGACAAGGGGCTCATCCTCGGCAAGCGTGGCAAGCCGAAAAAGGCGTCGACGCTGTACGTCGACAGAGGCCGCGCGAACCGGCACATTGTGCCGTTGCTCGGCTCGCGGCTCGTGCAAGATGTCAGCCAGGCAGACGCGGTGCGGATGATGCGCGATATCACCACTGGCAAAACCGCCATGTCGGAGAAGACGGGGAAACTTCGGGGGAGGGCGATCGTCGAAGGCGGCGCCGGAACAGCCTCGCAAGCTGTGACACTCTTGAGCGCGATCCTGACCTATGCCGTTTCTGAGGGAATTGTCCCCCACAACGTTGCGCGTGGCATCCGGAAGCCCGCAGTCGGAAAGCGAACGCGCCGTTTGGAGGCGAAAGACTATCGCGCTCTTGGAAAAGCTCTAGCCGAGGTTACCGAAGTTCCGTGGCAGGGTGTCGTTGGCACCAAGCTATTCTTGCTGACGGGTTTTCGTCTCAGCGAGGTCGCGGGCCTGAAATGGCAGGAGGTCGATGAGGCGGGGAGTTGCTTCCGCCTCGTCGACACGAAAGAGGATGCGTCTATCCGGCCGATCGGAAAACCCGTATTCGACATTCTGGCTACAATCAGCCGTCAAGAGGGAAATCCCTACGTTCTGCCTGGCCCGCGAAGCGCGGAAGGCCATTACACGTCGCTTGACGAGGCAATTCGCAAACTGACCAAGAGAGCCGGGTTGGAAGGCGTGACAAGCCACGTGATGCGGCACTCGTATGCCTCAGTGGCGGGCGATCTCGGATTTACGGAGATCACCATCGCCGCGCTGCTCGGCCACGCGTCGGCCGGCGTCACCCAACGATATGTGCATCATCTGGATAGCGTCTTGATCGCAGCCGCCGACAAGGTTTCCGGTGAGGTCCACGCGATGATGACCAGAGACCCGGCGGAGGTGGTGGCGCTACCGCGGCGCGCGTGA
- a CDS encoding AlpA family transcriptional regulator, with the protein MNKAERTEHRWSLAEQRATELEEFVRHKFGGVVDTDDAEFLVDPMAATIAWKIVADYARRDMKIGVPELARLTAEYLRRWFPHLPVETVGAAARQAAEDRPNLKADEIAAALGVTFKERQALGLKTIGACDVPSRERKKRVRELKNDQRRRELERERRANGVKTRTEYIRQSKAELARLLGVSRKTIYAWEKDGTLPDRAAQAQGNRLFSTRGIIYSTGEQPVTFGEKSMTRGDVAGPIRPESDVTQAHTYSVDIACDVRSAPEGPAPSHATAMGHPND; encoded by the coding sequence GTGAACAAGGCGGAGAGAACCGAACACCGCTGGTCGCTCGCCGAGCAGCGCGCAACGGAACTCGAGGAGTTCGTCCGACATAAATTCGGCGGGGTCGTTGATACTGACGACGCTGAGTTTCTCGTCGATCCGATGGCGGCGACGATCGCGTGGAAGATTGTCGCCGATTATGCCAGGCGCGACATGAAGATCGGCGTGCCAGAGTTGGCGCGCCTCACCGCTGAATATCTCCGAAGGTGGTTCCCCCATCTTCCTGTTGAGACGGTTGGGGCAGCGGCGCGGCAAGCGGCGGAGGATCGCCCAAACTTGAAGGCCGACGAGATTGCTGCGGCCCTCGGCGTCACATTCAAGGAGCGCCAGGCGCTTGGCCTAAAAACGATTGGTGCCTGTGACGTTCCCTCGCGCGAGCGCAAGAAACGGGTTCGGGAGCTAAAGAACGATCAGCGCCGTCGCGAGCTCGAGCGTGAGCGGCGCGCGAACGGCGTCAAGACGCGGACGGAATACATCCGTCAATCGAAGGCGGAGCTCGCCCGGCTGCTCGGCGTATCACGAAAAACAATCTACGCTTGGGAGAAGGACGGCACTCTTCCGGACAGGGCCGCGCAGGCACAGGGTAACAGGTTGTTCTCTACTAGGGGTATTATATACTCTACTGGCGAACAACCTGTAACCTTCGGTGAGAAGTCGATGACGCGGGGTGACGTCGCCGGGCCTATCAGGCCCGAAAGCGATGTCACGCAAGCGCACACGTATTCTGTCGACATTGCGTGTGACGTTCGCTCGGCCCCCGAGGGGCCGGCTCCATCACACGCGACCGCGATGGGGCACCCAAATGACTGA
- a CDS encoding Arc family DNA-binding protein, with the protein MAKRALVKDQYKLLIRLSDDLRDKIVQSAEANDRSLNAEVVSRLESSFATKGTLKEKLEAIAAGRFVPEPASLDIFDDGGFDALSLQKVLRELATEVALLRNEIRTGRSNMRPKDTQ; encoded by the coding sequence ATGGCAAAGCGTGCGCTGGTAAAAGATCAATACAAGCTGCTTATTCGCCTCTCTGACGATCTTCGGGACAAAATCGTTCAGTCCGCAGAGGCAAATGACAGATCATTAAACGCTGAGGTCGTCAGCCGCCTGGAGAGCAGCTTTGCGACAAAAGGCACGCTCAAGGAAAAACTCGAGGCCATCGCAGCCGGGAGGTTCGTTCCTGAACCTGCATCCTTGGACATCTTTGACGACGGCGGATTCGATGCGCTGTCTCTTCAAAAGGTCTTGAGGGAGCTCGCAACTGAGGTGGCACTTCTTCGAAATGAGATCAGAACAGGCCGCAGCAACATGCGACCTAAGGATACCCAGTAG
- a CDS encoding oligosaccharide flippase family protein: MASVTRSVRGAAKLYPIDEEQGQPCSDTLPPPEVESARAPTSWEGIRGLVLRAAGWSMGGYVASQFLRILSNLILTRLLIPEMFGLMAVAMMVQVIIFMLSDIGLRQAVVQSAKGDTPDFLDTAWTLQAIRGFLIWLACIAVAFGIAQADRFGAFKAGSVYTSPELPPIIIAVAFTAVIGGFQSTKLISCARHLDLGRATAIEMFAQVLGLAVAILLAWYTRSIWSFVASALASSLALTVLSHTHLAGRGNRFRLEPTAAGELLRFGRWIMLSSTTSVLASNGDRMLLAGWISQAALGLYVLAYSLVAILEGAGGRLFTSVASPALSKVARERPEMLRSVYYKFRLPFDMFFVGGAGLLYGSGEAIIDVLYDDRYMGAATVLEILSCGLLVSRFTVFSLAYLALGEPRYLSILNIVKALCLFTIVPLCYWIFGFDGALWAIALHALPTVPMIIYFNRRYQFNSLAFEAGILLLWPIGYATGRLLAYALESLPNLGGVVL; encoded by the coding sequence TTGGCGTCTGTCACGCGTTCCGTCAGGGGCGCCGCAAAGCTGTATCCGATCGACGAGGAACAGGGTCAGCCGTGTTCTGATACCCTCCCGCCGCCCGAGGTCGAGAGTGCCCGCGCGCCGACGAGCTGGGAAGGCATCCGGGGCCTGGTCCTGCGCGCGGCCGGATGGTCCATGGGCGGCTACGTCGCCTCCCAGTTCCTGCGAATCCTGAGCAACCTCATCCTGACGCGGCTGCTCATTCCCGAAATGTTCGGTCTCATGGCCGTCGCCATGATGGTGCAGGTCATCATCTTCATGCTGTCCGATATCGGCCTGCGCCAGGCGGTCGTTCAGAGCGCGAAAGGGGACACCCCGGATTTTCTCGATACCGCATGGACGCTGCAGGCGATACGCGGCTTCCTGATCTGGCTCGCCTGCATCGCCGTCGCGTTCGGCATCGCGCAGGCGGACCGCTTCGGTGCCTTCAAGGCCGGGTCCGTCTATACCTCGCCCGAGCTGCCGCCGATCATCATCGCCGTGGCGTTCACGGCCGTCATCGGCGGTTTCCAGTCGACGAAGCTCATATCCTGCGCACGCCATCTCGATCTGGGGCGCGCGACGGCCATCGAGATGTTTGCGCAGGTGCTGGGCCTTGCCGTTGCCATTCTGCTTGCCTGGTACACGCGGTCGATCTGGTCCTTCGTCGCCTCGGCGCTGGCTTCCTCGCTCGCTCTCACCGTCTTGAGCCATACCCATCTGGCAGGCCGGGGCAACCGCTTCCGCCTGGAGCCCACGGCGGCGGGAGAGCTTCTCCGTTTCGGCCGCTGGATCATGCTGTCGTCGACCACGTCGGTGCTGGCCTCAAACGGGGACAGGATGCTGCTGGCCGGCTGGATCAGCCAGGCCGCCCTCGGCCTTTACGTCCTGGCATACAGTCTCGTTGCCATCCTGGAGGGGGCAGGCGGCCGCCTCTTCACGTCCGTCGCCTCTCCCGCGCTCAGCAAGGTGGCGCGCGAGCGTCCGGAAATGCTGCGCAGCGTCTATTACAAGTTCCGCCTGCCGTTCGACATGTTCTTCGTGGGCGGGGCCGGCCTTCTGTACGGGTCCGGCGAGGCGATCATCGACGTGCTCTACGACGATCGCTACATGGGCGCCGCCACCGTGCTCGAAATACTGTCCTGCGGGCTTCTGGTCTCCCGCTTCACCGTATTCTCGCTGGCCTATCTTGCGCTCGGCGAACCGCGTTACCTCAGCATCCTCAATATCGTCAAGGCGCTGTGCCTCTTCACCATCGTTCCGCTTTGCTATTGGATATTCGGCTTCGATGGCGCACTATGGGCCATTGCACTGCATGCATTGCCGACGGTTCCGATGATCATATACTTCAATCGGCGGTACCAGTTCAACAGCCTCGCCTTCGAGGCGGGCATCCTGTTGCTGTGGCCCATCGGCTACGCGACAGGCAGACTGCTTGCTTACGCGCTGGAGAGCCTGCCCAACCTTGGAGGTGTCGTCCTTTGA
- a CDS encoding glycosyltransferase family 4 protein — protein MSRPRVLLLAEICNPEWPSLPVVGYKYARALASVADVKVATHVRNRPAIEAAGEFGDKVIYIDNEWIAGRMHKLSEILRGGSDVAWSTHQIMAYLPYLEFERQALRTFREELAGGAFDLVHRITPMSPTLPSIAASRGPVPFVIGPLNGNLDWPRAFQSEQKREREGMRRLRNLYKALPFARTTFTRAAAILAAFRHTVDDLPPGVDARVVPFPEVGFDPAIFHSDGRRRPFSGGGPYRFLYAGRLVPYKVPEVAVRAFVGSDALRPHRLHIVGDGPEEPRLRQIVAEAQAQDRVIFEGRKSQAEVAGMMRGVDAFIFPSIRELGAGVVVEAMACGPVCIVTAYGAPGDLTANGRGVRVPLQPLDGLVAANRAAMEACLADPEAHAAMASAAHDYAVGLYTWDAKAAYTARIYDAVMARRSLADLTDYL, from the coding sequence ATGTCGAGACCACGCGTTCTTCTGCTGGCGGAAATCTGTAATCCGGAATGGCCGTCCCTGCCGGTGGTGGGCTACAAATATGCGCGGGCGCTCGCGTCGGTCGCGGATGTGAAGGTCGCGACCCATGTGCGCAACCGGCCGGCGATCGAGGCGGCCGGTGAGTTTGGCGACAAGGTTATCTACATCGACAATGAGTGGATCGCGGGAAGGATGCACAAGCTCTCGGAGATCTTGCGCGGCGGCTCGGACGTGGCGTGGTCGACGCACCAGATCATGGCCTACCTGCCCTATCTCGAATTCGAGCGACAGGCCCTGCGCACATTTCGGGAGGAACTCGCCGGTGGCGCGTTCGATCTTGTCCATCGCATAACGCCGATGTCGCCGACGCTGCCGAGCATCGCGGCCAGCCGTGGTCCCGTCCCTTTCGTCATCGGCCCGCTCAACGGCAACCTCGACTGGCCACGCGCCTTCCAGTCGGAGCAGAAGCGGGAACGGGAAGGCATGCGCCGCCTGCGGAACCTTTACAAGGCGCTGCCCTTTGCCCGGACCACCTTCACCAGGGCCGCCGCGATCCTGGCGGCCTTCCGGCACACGGTCGACGATCTGCCGCCTGGGGTCGATGCCCGCGTCGTCCCCTTTCCCGAGGTCGGATTCGATCCCGCCATCTTTCATTCGGACGGCCGCCGCCGCCCGTTTTCGGGGGGCGGTCCCTACCGGTTCCTCTATGCCGGCCGCCTCGTGCCTTACAAGGTTCCCGAAGTGGCGGTCCGCGCCTTCGTCGGCTCCGATGCATTGCGGCCCCACCGCCTGCACATCGTCGGCGACGGCCCCGAAGAGCCGCGCCTGCGCCAGATCGTGGCGGAGGCGCAGGCGCAGGACAGGGTGATCTTCGAGGGGCGGAAAAGCCAGGCCGAGGTCGCCGGGATGATGCGCGGCGTCGATGCCTTCATATTCCCCTCCATCCGGGAGCTTGGCGCGGGCGTGGTCGTCGAAGCCATGGCCTGCGGCCCGGTCTGCATCGTCACCGCCTACGGCGCACCGGGCGACCTGACGGCCAACGGACGGGGCGTCCGGGTGCCCTTGCAGCCGCTCGACGGGCTCGTTGCCGCAAATCGCGCCGCGATGGAGGCATGCCTTGCCGATCCCGAAGCGCATGCCGCCATGGCAAGCGCGGCCCATGATTACGCCGTTGGGCTATACACCTGGGATGCCAAGGCCGCCTATACGGCCAGGATCTACGATGCCGTCATGGCGCGTCGTTCGCTTGCGGACCTCACCGACTATCTCTGA